A portion of the Saimiri boliviensis isolate mSaiBol1 chromosome 1, mSaiBol1.pri, whole genome shotgun sequence genome contains these proteins:
- the IRX1 gene encoding iroquois-class homeodomain protein IRX-1, whose translation MSFPQLGYPQYLSAAGPGAYGGERPGVLAAAAAAAAAASSGRPGAAELGAGAGAAAVTSVLGMYAAAGPYPGAPNYSAFLPYAADLSLFSQMGSQYELKDNPGVHPATFAAHTAPAYYPYGQFQYGDPGRPKNATRESTSTLKAWLNEHRKNPYPTKGEKIMLAIITKMTLTQVSTWFANARRRLKKENKVTWGARSKDQEDGALFGSDTEGDPEKAEDDEEIDLESIDIDKIDEHDGDQSNEDDEDKAEAPHAPAPASALARDQGSPLAASDVLKPQNSPLGLAKEAAEPGSTRLLSPGAAAGGLQGAPHGKPKIWSLAETATSPDGAPKASPPPPAGHPGAHGPSAGAPLQHPAFLPSHGLYTCHIGKFSNWTNGAFLAQGSLLNMRPFLGVGAPHAAPHGPHLPAPPPPQPPVAVVPGALSGDKASARSSPTLPERDLVPRPDSPAPQLKSPFQPVRDNSLAPQEGTPRILAALPSA comes from the exons ATGTCCTTCCCGCAGCTGGGCTACCCACAGTATCTGAGCGCCGCGGGGCCCGGAGCCTACGGCGGCGAGCGCCCGGGGGTGCTGGCTGcagccgcggcggcggcggccgctgCCTCGTCGGGCCGGCCCGGGGCCGCGGAGCTGGGCGCCGGCGCGGGCGCTGCTGCGGTCACCTCGGTGCTGGGCATGTACGCGGCGGCGGGACCTTACCCCGGCGCGCCCAACTACAGCGCATTCCTGCCCTACGCCGCGGACCTCAGCCTCTTCTCGCAGATG GGCTCGCAGTATGAACTCAAGGACAACCCTGGGGTGCACCCGGCCACCTTTGCAGCCCACACGGCGCCTGCTTATTACCCCTATGGCCAGTTCCAATACGGGGACCCCGGGCGACCCAAGAACGCTACGCGCGAGAGCACCAGCACGCTCAAGGCCTGGCTCAACGAGCACCGCAAGAACCCCTACCCCACCAAGGGCGAGAAGATCATGCTGGCCATCATCACCAAGATGACCCTCACGCAGGTCTCCACCTGGTTCGCCAACGCGCGCCGGCGCCTCAAGAAGGAGAACAAGGTGACGTGGGGTGCGCGCAGCAAGGACCAGGAAGATGGAGCGCTCTTCGGCAGCGACACCGAGGGCGACCCGGAGAAGGCTGAGGACGACGAGGAGATCGACCTGGAGAGCATCGACATCGACAAGATCGACGAGCACGACGGCGACCAGAGCAACGAGGACGACGAGGACAAGGCTGAGGCTCCGCACGCGCCCGCACCCGCTTCGGCCCTTGCCCGGGACCAAGGCTCGCCGCTGGCCGCCTCCGACGTTCTCAAGCCCCAGAACTCCCCGTTGGGCCTGGCCAAGGAGGCCGCCGAGCCCGGCAGCACCCGCCTGCTGAGTCCCGGCGCTGCAGCGGGCGGCCTGCAGGGTGCGCCGCACGGCAAGCCCAAGATCTGGTCCCTGGCAGAGACCGCCACGAGCCCCGACGGTGCGCCCAAGGCctccccgccgccgcccgcgGGCCACCCGGGCGCTCACGGGCCCTCCGCCGGCGCGCCGCTGCAGCACCCTGCCTTCCTGCCCAGCCACGGACTGTACACCTGCCACATCGGCAAGTTCTCCAACTGGACCAACGGCGCGTTCCTCGCCCAGGGCTCGCTGCTCAACATGCGCCCCTTCCTGGGCGTCGGCGCGCCCCATGCTGCGCCCCATGGCCCCCACCTTCCTGCACCTCCACCGCCGCAGCCGCCGGTCGCCGTGGTCCCCGGGGCGCTCAGCGGAGACAAGGCCTCGGCCCGCAGCAGCCCCACGCTCCCAG AGAGAGACCTCGTCCCCAGGCCGGATTCGCCGGCCCCGCAGTTAAAGTCGCCCTTCCAGCCGGTACGCGACAA CTCGTTGGCTCCGCAGGAGGGAACGCCGCGGATCCTAGCAGCCCTCCCGTCAGCCTGA